In a genomic window of Pelotomaculum thermopropionicum SI:
- the DltB gene encoding predicted membrane protein (involved in D-alanine export), giving the protein MLLNAFPYFLLVTILFIIYWFIVPTHIRSRLFLIFSFGLLLYLFPTHTMLILIISSVVYFAGELIISAKPICRNTIFVLTILGTLGFLVYYKYLLFFIQVIKYVNLSINIHFVFENPVQKIPIGLSFFTFRFIHYLIEVKRGNIKHRGYLEFLTYTFFFPIVVAGPIERYDRFEQQHQNINGFKWKYLNYGISRIMLGLFKKVVIADSLALFARGLNNPELDGLSYLIAIYAFTFKIYFDFSGYSDIAIGTARLFGYRIMENFNAPYLKRNISLFWKSWHMSLTSWFRDYLFIPLGGSRGTLGRTIINTLIVMIATGIWHGAAFHFIVWGLYHAVGLIILRLYNLFIAIHLSDSFKNSRIATVISIALTFNFTAFGWIFFETSVHQSIHIMRVVFHLN; this is encoded by the coding sequence ATGCTTTTGAATGCCTTTCCCTATTTTTTACTTGTTACTATACTATTTATTATATATTGGTTTATTGTTCCAACTCATATCCGAAGCAGGCTTTTTTTAATTTTTAGCTTTGGATTACTTCTTTATCTTTTTCCTACCCATACAATGCTGATCCTCATAATATCAAGCGTGGTCTATTTTGCCGGGGAGCTTATTATATCGGCAAAACCAATATGCAGAAATACTATTTTTGTTTTAACAATTCTAGGCACACTAGGATTTTTAGTGTACTATAAATACCTTCTTTTTTTTATTCAGGTAATTAAATATGTTAATTTGTCAATAAATATTCATTTTGTTTTTGAGAATCCTGTGCAAAAAATCCCAATTGGACTTTCTTTTTTTACTTTTCGTTTTATTCATTATTTGATTGAGGTCAAAAGAGGAAATATTAAGCATAGAGGCTATTTGGAATTTCTTACTTATACCTTTTTTTTCCCTATCGTTGTAGCTGGCCCTATTGAACGTTATGATCGCTTTGAACAACAGCATCAAAACATAAATGGCTTTAAGTGGAAATACTTAAATTATGGTATTTCAAGAATAATGTTAGGTCTTTTTAAAAAGGTTGTTATTGCTGACTCTCTCGCACTCTTCGCTAGAGGATTGAATAACCCAGAGCTGGATGGTTTAAGTTACCTTATTGCTATTTATGCTTTTACTTTTAAAATCTACTTTGATTTCTCCGGATATTCCGATATAGCCATTGGTACAGCACGGCTCTTTGGATATCGTATAATGGAAAATTTTAATGCCCCTTATCTAAAACGTAACATATCTCTTTTCTGGAAGAGTTGGCATATGTCGCTGACCAGTTGGTTCAGGGATTACTTGTTTATCCCCCTGGGTGGAAGCAGAGGAACTTTGGGCAGAACAATAATTAATACATTAATTGTTATGATAGCTACAGGTATATGGCACGGCGCGGCCTTTCACTTTATTGTCTGGGGACTATACCATGCTGTCGGATTAATTATCCTCCGTCTATACAACCTTTTTATAGCTATACACTTGAGTGATAGTTTTAAGAATTCTAGAATAGCAACAGTCATCAGTATTGCCCTTACTTTTAACTTTACAGCTTTTGGATGGATATTCTTTGAAACAAGTGTTCATCAGAGTATACATATTATGAGGGTAGTTTTTCATTTGAATTGA
- a CDS encoding retron-type reverse transcriptase encodes MADRVAQMVVKIYFEPQVEPHFHPDSYGYRLEKSATDTLTVTRQCCWRYDWVLEFDIKGLFDNIDHELLMKAVRKNTDSP; translated from the coding sequence GTGGCGGACCGGGTGGCGCAGATGGTCGTTAAAATCTACTTTGAGCCGCAAGTGGAACCACACTTTCACCCGGATTCCTACGGATACCGGCTGGAAAAGTCGGCCACCGATACACTTACCGTTACCCGGCAGTGCTGCTGGAGGTACGACTGGGTATTGGAATTCGATATCAAGGGGCTGTTTGATAACATCGATCACGAACTGTTGATGAAGGCGGTCCGTAAAAACACCGACAGTCCATGA
- the ExeA gene encoding type II secretory pathway, component ExeA (predicted ATPase) has protein sequence MSSILISCEHRLPGIYQKKNSYCHPGLEELCSRLEYVARNRLFAVVTGDVGTGKTTGIRRLVASLDINRYKVMYISDSALTPRNFYWDVLNQLGCEASFYRSDAKRQLTREITNLIEIQKRIPVIITDEAHLLSREMLEEVRFLLNFRMDSYNPMSLILVGQSELKDILKKQLYEAIRQRIDLRYHLNPYDRQQTGEYIKKHLEYAGETRDIFTEKAITEIYEYSHGIARMINKVCTACLMHAAQRQTKLIDDHMVRLIIEEEFDW, from the coding sequence TTGAGCAGTATTTTAATTTCCTGCGAACACCGTTTGCCAGGGATATACCAGAAAAAGAACTCCTACTGCCATCCCGGACTGGAAGAACTCTGCAGCAGGCTTGAATACGTGGCCAGGAACAGGCTGTTCGCTGTTGTGACGGGGGATGTGGGGACGGGTAAGACCACGGGAATCAGGAGACTGGTGGCCTCCCTCGACATTAACCGGTACAAGGTCATGTATATAAGCGATTCGGCGCTGACGCCGCGGAACTTCTACTGGGATGTACTGAACCAGCTCGGTTGTGAGGCAAGTTTCTACCGGAGCGACGCCAAGCGGCAGCTCACCAGGGAGATAACCAACCTGATTGAAATTCAGAAACGAATCCCGGTGATCATTACTGACGAAGCCCACCTGCTGTCACGGGAGATGCTCGAGGAAGTACGGTTTTTGTTGAACTTCAGGATGGACTCATACAACCCGATGAGCCTGATCCTGGTAGGGCAGAGCGAACTTAAGGATATCCTCAAGAAGCAGCTTTACGAAGCGATACGCCAGCGGATAGACCTGCGGTATCATTTAAACCCGTACGACCGGCAGCAGACCGGCGAATATATTAAAAAGCACCTGGAATACGCCGGAGAAACCCGGGATATATTCACCGAGAAGGCAATAACCGAGATCTACGAGTATTCACACGGTATAGCCCGAATGATAAACAAGGTATGCACGGCATGTCTGATGCATGCGGCGCAGCGGCAAACAAAGCTGATTGACGACCATATGGTACGGCTGATTATTGAGGAAGAGTTTGACTGGTAG
- a CDS encoding aromatic ring hydroxylase codes for MKTAAEYLESMKAYNPRIFLGGRQVNLHENPTTLTVLRANARVYELSQEPDYADIMTAVSPYTGQKVSRNLHLAASTADLEKRAEMATLTSQMLGTCNYRCVGADVINALAGVTWEMNRELGTEYHTRFLKHLKYLQENDLAVSGAVTDAKGDRSKRPAQQEDRDVYVHVVEKKPDGIVVRGAKVSQSGAFAAHETIVIPTMGLREGEENFALAFAVPNGAEGLTYICQYTPFTAERELAPDVKYLGNPLYGQRETCVMVFDNVFIPWEHVFMCGEVQYAGRLIARFAKTHRMNCGGACKVGFADLIIGAAQLAAEYSGVQKAPHIIDKITEMIRISETARACTIAAALKGREEPAGSGFFQPDDIFGNAAKLTIADGFWEIMKWVGDIGGGMAVTMPSELELENPATSGYVRKFMKASAPAEKRLRVAKFIQNWCAGLHGAGTWHGAGSPMAQKMALYALADLEKKKALARNLAGLKDD; via the coding sequence TTGAAAACGGCGGCCGAATACCTTGAGAGCATGAAGGCATACAACCCCAGGATTTTCCTGGGCGGCAGGCAGGTAAACCTGCACGAAAACCCCACCACCCTGACGGTTTTGCGCGCCAACGCCAGGGTCTACGAACTGTCTCAAGAGCCGGACTACGCGGACATTATGACGGCCGTGTCGCCTTACACGGGCCAAAAGGTGAGCCGCAACCTGCACCTGGCCGCCAGCACCGCCGACCTGGAAAAAAGGGCAGAGATGGCCACCCTGACCAGCCAGATGCTGGGAACCTGCAACTACCGCTGCGTGGGGGCCGACGTAATTAACGCCCTGGCCGGGGTCACCTGGGAAATGAACCGCGAACTGGGCACGGAATACCACACCCGGTTTCTCAAGCACCTAAAATACCTTCAGGAAAACGACCTGGCGGTTAGCGGAGCGGTGACCGACGCCAAGGGAGACCGCAGCAAGCGCCCGGCCCAGCAGGAAGACCGGGACGTTTACGTGCACGTGGTTGAGAAAAAGCCAGACGGAATTGTCGTTCGGGGCGCCAAGGTCAGCCAGAGCGGCGCCTTTGCCGCCCACGAAACCATCGTCATCCCCACCATGGGCCTGCGGGAGGGCGAGGAAAACTTCGCCCTGGCCTTTGCAGTGCCCAACGGGGCCGAAGGCCTTACCTACATCTGCCAGTACACGCCCTTCACCGCCGAAAGGGAACTGGCGCCGGACGTGAAATACCTGGGCAACCCCCTCTACGGTCAGCGCGAGACCTGCGTTATGGTCTTCGACAACGTTTTTATCCCCTGGGAGCACGTCTTCATGTGCGGCGAGGTTCAGTACGCCGGGCGGTTAATCGCCCGCTTTGCCAAAACCCACCGCATGAACTGCGGCGGCGCCTGCAAGGTGGGCTTTGCCGACCTGATCATCGGGGCGGCCCAGCTCGCTGCCGAGTATTCAGGCGTCCAAAAAGCCCCGCACATCATTGACAAAATAACAGAGATGATCCGGATCAGCGAAACAGCGCGGGCCTGCACCATAGCGGCGGCATTAAAAGGGCGGGAAGAGCCGGCAGGCTCTGGCTTTTTCCAGCCCGACGACATCTTCGGGAACGCGGCCAAGCTGACCATTGCCGACGGGTTCTGGGAAATCATGAAGTGGGTTGGCGACATCGGCGGCGGGATGGCGGTGACCATGCCCTCCGAGCTGGAGCTGGAGAACCCGGCCACTTCCGGCTACGTCCGCAAATTCATGAAAGCTTCGGCTCCTGCCGAAAAGAGGCTCAGGGTGGCCAAGTTTATCCAGAACTGGTGCGCCGGCCTGCACGGAGCGGGCACCTGGCACGGGGCAGGCTCCCCCATGGCGCAGAAAATGGCCCTGTACGCCCTTGCTGACCTGGAAAAGAAAAAGGCCCTGGCCAGAAACCTGGCCGGGCTTAAGGATGATTAG
- the DacC gene encoding D-alanyl-D-alanine carboxypeptidase, whose product MLCKRKVVGVLVFFAIVICSAGRAAWAAQEAARSPKGNVPAALETTAESAILLEPATGKIIYEKEPHKRLPMASVTKLMTLLLAVEAVDEGKFKLTDRVVASENAWEMGGSQIYLEPGEEMSLWDLLLAIGLQSANDASVAVAEHIAGSEEAFVQAMNEKARSLGLNNTNFVNCHGLTADNHYTSAHDMAMILKEGLKSPLFRKISAMKEYELRGGAFKLWNTNKLLWWYDGADAGKTGWTEAAKYCLASSAERDGLRLICVVLGTPEPQSHFRESTKLFDYGFARYKAVNLAPAGEVAGTVRVGKGKAGSVKALTAEKVAVVVPKGEDKGFESRVELPGYIEAPVQKGQEIGSYVVTKKGEEVLRVKLVAGEDVPKASAIEQIRKVIDSVY is encoded by the coding sequence GTGCTTTGCAAGAGGAAAGTGGTCGGTGTGCTGGTATTTTTCGCAATTGTTATTTGTTCGGCGGGCCGGGCGGCGTGGGCTGCCCAGGAGGCGGCCAGGTCACCTAAGGGAAATGTCCCGGCCGCGCTGGAAACCACAGCAGAGTCGGCCATACTTTTAGAGCCGGCAACCGGCAAGATTATTTACGAAAAGGAGCCGCACAAGCGGCTTCCCATGGCGAGCGTGACCAAGCTGATGACCCTTTTGCTTGCCGTGGAGGCGGTGGACGAAGGAAAATTCAAACTGACCGACAGGGTTGTGGCCAGCGAAAATGCCTGGGAAATGGGCGGTTCTCAGATTTATCTCGAGCCGGGCGAGGAAATGAGCCTGTGGGATCTCCTTTTGGCCATCGGCTTGCAGTCAGCAAATGATGCCAGCGTTGCGGTGGCCGAGCATATTGCGGGCAGCGAGGAGGCTTTTGTCCAGGCCATGAACGAAAAGGCCAGGTCGCTGGGACTTAACAATACAAATTTTGTTAACTGCCACGGCCTCACTGCGGACAACCATTACACAAGCGCGCACGACATGGCCATGATCCTGAAGGAGGGGCTGAAAAGCCCGCTTTTCAGAAAAATATCGGCCATGAAAGAATACGAGCTGCGCGGAGGGGCTTTCAAGCTGTGGAATACGAACAAGCTGCTGTGGTGGTATGACGGGGCCGACGCCGGAAAAACCGGCTGGACCGAGGCAGCCAAATACTGCCTGGCATCGTCGGCGGAAAGGGACGGTTTAAGGCTAATCTGCGTAGTTCTTGGAACGCCTGAGCCGCAAAGCCACTTCAGGGAGTCGACGAAACTGTTTGACTACGGTTTTGCCAGATATAAAGCGGTTAACCTGGCTCCTGCCGGGGAGGTTGCCGGGACCGTCAGGGTGGGCAAAGGCAAGGCTGGCAGCGTTAAGGCGCTGACTGCCGAAAAGGTTGCCGTTGTAGTTCCCAAAGGAGAGGATAAGGGGTTTGAATCGAGGGTGGAGCTGCCGGGCTACATAGAAGCGCCGGTGCAAAAAGGGCAGGAGATCGGTTCTTACGTGGTGACTAAGAAAGGAGAGGAAGTTTTAAGGGTAAAACTGGTAGCCGGGGAGGACGTTCCGAAAGCATCGGCAATTGAGCAGATTAGAAAAGTAATTGACAGCGTTTATTAA
- the SpoIIAA gene encoding anti-anti-sigma regulatory factor (antagonist of anti-sigma factor), translating into MLLDMEMKKNTLVVRPSGDLDLGVADTFRSALEEALNREQARNLVFNFSKVSFVDSSVLGVMLGRYKRISRSGGKVFIVSPQPQVRRVFELSGLLRIMEEHSSEDGALEKIGQGE; encoded by the coding sequence GTGCTCTTGGATATGGAGATGAAAAAAAATACGCTGGTGGTCCGGCCCAGCGGCGACCTGGATCTGGGTGTTGCCGACACTTTCCGGAGCGCCCTGGAGGAGGCCCTTAACCGGGAACAGGCCAGGAACCTGGTTTTTAATTTTTCAAAAGTGTCTTTTGTGGACAGTTCTGTTCTGGGTGTAATGCTGGGGCGCTACAAGCGGATTTCCAGAAGTGGGGGAAAGGTTTTCATTGTCTCCCCGCAGCCTCAGGTGCGCAGGGTCTTTGAACTGTCGGGGCTTTTGCGGATTATGGAAGAACATTCCAGCGAAGACGGGGCGCTGGAAAAAATCGGACAGGGGGAATAA
- the RsbW gene encoding anti-sigma regulatory factor (Ser/Thr protein kinase) — protein sequence MRYINQMKLEFLSIPANVAFARVTVAAFASQLDFTLSDLEEIKVAVSEAVGNSIIHGYENAPDKIVKVYAALTGDTLEVKVEDSGKGIEDVNLALQPAYSTDPERLGLGFVFMQSFMDSLQVESTPGRGTLIKMSKRVGARPARAGAEC from the coding sequence GTGCGCTATATTAATCAGATGAAGCTGGAATTTTTAAGCATACCTGCCAATGTAGCTTTTGCCAGGGTTACGGTGGCCGCTTTTGCCTCCCAGCTCGACTTTACCCTGTCCGACCTGGAAGAGATAAAGGTGGCAGTATCGGAAGCGGTGGGAAATTCCATCATCCACGGCTATGAGAACGCCCCTGACAAGATTGTCAAAGTATATGCGGCACTGACAGGCGATACCCTGGAGGTAAAAGTCGAGGACAGCGGTAAAGGTATTGAGGATGTTAATCTGGCCCTTCAGCCCGCCTATTCCACCGATCCAGAACGCCTGGGACTGGGTTTTGTGTTCATGCAGTCGTTTATGGACAGCCTTCAGGTCGAATCAACCCCCGGCCGCGGCACCCTGATTAAGATGAGCAAGAGGGTTGGCGCCAGGCCGGCCCGGGCCGGTGCAGAATGCTAG
- the FliA gene encoding DNA-directed RNA polymerase specialized sigma subunit translates to MSSRLADMNLPRFPLLKDREMRELLQKAKAGDSYARDKLVNCNLKLVFNLVKRFQNRGYELEDLFQIGCIGLMKAIDKFDVSYDVKFSTYAVPMIVGEIRRFLRDDNPIKVSRSLKEKAYRVQQARDLLTARLGREPTVGEVSAELGLSREEVVNALEAAQVPASIYETLHQDDGDPIYLLDQIKGSEEGDVPWLEKITVKELLNKLPERDRQILAWRFFEDRTQSDIAKRLGLSQVQVSRLERQALKKLKELMGNSSA, encoded by the coding sequence ATGAGCAGCAGGCTGGCTGACATGAACCTGCCCCGCTTTCCGCTCTTGAAGGACCGTGAAATGAGGGAACTGCTTCAAAAGGCCAAGGCTGGCGACAGTTACGCCAGGGACAAACTGGTTAACTGCAACCTGAAACTGGTCTTTAACCTGGTAAAGCGCTTTCAAAACAGGGGCTATGAACTGGAGGACCTCTTTCAGATCGGCTGTATCGGCCTGATGAAGGCCATTGACAAGTTTGACGTAAGTTACGACGTGAAGTTTTCAACCTATGCGGTCCCTATGATTGTGGGCGAGATCAGGAGGTTTTTGAGGGACGACAACCCCATCAAGGTCAGCCGCTCCTTAAAGGAAAAGGCGTACAGGGTGCAGCAGGCCAGGGACCTGCTCACTGCCAGGCTGGGCCGGGAGCCCACCGTCGGCGAGGTTTCTGCCGAACTGGGCCTGTCCAGGGAGGAAGTGGTTAACGCCCTTGAGGCGGCTCAGGTCCCTGCCTCCATTTACGAAACCCTCCACCAGGACGATGGGGACCCGATTTACCTTCTTGACCAGATTAAGGGCAGCGAGGAGGGCGATGTGCCCTGGCTGGAAAAAATCACGGTGAAGGAGCTTTTAAACAAATTGCCGGAACGCGACAGGCAAATTTTAGCCTGGCGGTTCTTCGAAGACCGGACCCAGTCCGATATTGCGAAGAGGCTTGGGCTTTCCCAGGTTCAGGTTTCGCGGCTGGAAAGACAGGCCTTAAAAAAGCTCAAGGAACTGATGGGAAACAGCAGCGCTTGA
- a CDS encoding uncharacterized conserved protein, whose protein sequence is MHVKISELVGESPDSWKGAVQSAIAEASKTIKNIVAVEVVNFTANVENGRLVEYKANLKVAHTD, encoded by the coding sequence GTGCACGTAAAGATTTCAGAATTGGTAGGGGAGTCGCCGGATAGCTGGAAGGGCGCGGTACAGTCGGCAATTGCCGAGGCTTCAAAAACAATAAAAAATATTGTGGCCGTGGAAGTGGTTAATTTTACCGCCAATGTTGAAAACGGCCGCCTGGTCGAGTACAAGGCCAACCTTAAAGTGGCCCATACTGATTAG